A portion of the Blattabacterium clevelandi genome contains these proteins:
- the dnaE gene encoding DNA polymerase III subunit alpha yields MYLIVDTETTGLPNSYNIPITNSDNWPRLVQIAWQCHDIYSGKIIEFKNFIIKPDGYDIPYNAFKIHGITNEKAEKEGTHLDFVLKKFKKSFEKSKCLIGHNLDFDRKVIECEFFRIKEEISCKEKKFLDTKEVSVNYCKLPGIRNKFKWPTLIELYYKLFGIDLSNFHHNAENDVKATSRCFLELLRMGIISNNDIGIDESIIKNFRESFQTIISSSIVSFNPHNPKKNTEKKIENKIINNNKEKLQKKRYSHIHNHTSFSILFSTMDILSMINRAISCNMPAIGITDYGNMMGSFHFLNTIHYFNKKYASLKKSIKGIIGCEMFISDNYLQKKFTKETPDKRYHQVLLSKNKAGYHNLSKLCSHGFLEGLYGGIPRIGKNLIEKYKGNLIALTGDLNAEIPQIILNQGKRKAEKVFLWWKELFEEDFYIELLRHGLEEEDYVNRVLLKFSEKYHVKYIIQNNTFYLNQKDAYVQDILLCVKNGEKQSTPIGRGRGSRFGFPNQEFYFKSTEEMKEIFSDIPESFDFLDELVSKIEFYSLSQKILLPKFQIPKHFETPLDKKDGGNRGENLFLRSITYEGAKKRYKNITKEVEERIHFELQTIEKIGYPGYFLIVHNLVSQARKMNISVGPGRGSVAGSVVAYCIGITDIDPIKYHLLFERFLNPDRISLPDIDIDFDDRGREEIIEWVVQKYGKNKVAQIITYSKMGAKSAIRDTARVLNLSLKDTDRIAKMVPNFLPLKVLLSSSVLENRSKEEMENIKKLRKIAEHEETLEGKILNQAKKLEGSIRSTGIHACGIIISPYDIREYIPVSISKESDLLLTQFDNNVVEHVGLLKMDFLGLKTLTIIKDSLNLIKKNINVTEFSFSIEDLKTYSLFKKGETVAIFQYESPGMQKYLRQLKPDKFDDLIAMNALYRPGPLQYIPNFISRKQGKEKITYDLPEMEEFLKETYGITIYQEQVMLISQKIAGFSKGEADFLRKSMGKKQKEELNKMKNKFLNQAIKKGYPKNILEKIWKDWEFFSCYAFNKSHATCYAYIAFQTAYLKTHFPCEYMASVLSNHMDNIKQLTYFIKECKRMDISILGPNINESDDFFKVKNQNCIQFGLRGIKGVGENSVKMIVQEREKNGPFTSIFNLVKRINLRIVNKKTLESLVLSGGLDKFHLRREQYFHFEEKSKLSILEKIIQFGSKYQKMKKKDNISKKNMEIEKPMITKCQPWSNLYKLDKEKEVLGIYATSHPLDDYFYERKYFTNLSLDQLNKNEQKLIGKKIYICGIISKIEKKIYIKSGKKYGIFLLEDDHSSKLFRIYGQQYLKYEHLLFSNSLLYLYIFIERSKERKIHIFHIESLQNVLKKFSHKLVIRINIKDLDSMIIDDLEKLFSEQPIGYKKLNILLYDKENHISLNFESKKYRVDINSSFLKNLEKIKGLDFSLN; encoded by the coding sequence ATGTATCTTATTGTTGATACTGAAACCACAGGATTACCTAATTCCTATAATATTCCTATTACTAATTCCGATAATTGGCCAAGACTAGTACAAATAGCATGGCAATGTCATGATATTTATTCAGGAAAAATAATAGAATTTAAAAATTTTATTATAAAACCGGATGGTTATGATATTCCTTATAATGCTTTTAAAATTCATGGAATTACTAATGAAAAAGCAGAAAAAGAAGGAACCCATTTAGATTTTGTTCTTAAAAAATTTAAAAAATCATTTGAAAAATCTAAATGTTTAATTGGACATAATTTAGATTTTGATAGAAAAGTTATTGAATGTGAATTTTTTAGAATAAAAGAAGAAATTTCTTGTAAAGAAAAAAAATTTTTAGATACTAAAGAAGTTTCTGTTAATTATTGCAAATTACCTGGTATTAGAAACAAATTTAAATGGCCTACATTAATTGAATTATACTATAAATTATTTGGAATAGATTTATCTAATTTTCATCATAATGCAGAAAATGATGTAAAAGCTACCTCTCGTTGTTTTTTAGAACTTTTACGGATGGGAATTATATCCAATAATGATATTGGAATAGATGAATCAATAATCAAAAATTTTCGAGAATCTTTCCAAACTATTATCTCTTCCTCTATAGTTTCTTTCAATCCCCATAATCCTAAAAAGAATACAGAAAAAAAAATAGAAAATAAAATAATTAACAATAATAAGGAAAAATTACAAAAAAAAAGATATTCTCATATTCATAATCATACTTCTTTTTCTATTCTTTTTTCAACTATGGATATTTTATCCATGATAAATAGAGCTATATCCTGTAATATGCCTGCTATTGGAATTACAGATTATGGAAATATGATGGGTAGTTTCCATTTTTTAAATACCATTCATTATTTCAACAAAAAATATGCTTCATTGAAAAAATCAATAAAAGGAATTATTGGTTGTGAAATGTTTATTTCCGATAATTATTTACAGAAAAAGTTTACTAAAGAAACACCGGATAAACGTTATCATCAAGTTCTATTATCTAAAAATAAAGCGGGATATCATAATTTATCCAAACTTTGTTCTCATGGATTTTTAGAAGGACTTTATGGTGGAATTCCTAGAATAGGAAAAAACTTGATTGAAAAATATAAGGGTAATTTAATAGCTCTTACCGGAGATCTCAATGCAGAAATCCCACAGATTATTCTTAATCAAGGAAAAAGAAAAGCAGAAAAGGTTTTTTTATGGTGGAAAGAACTTTTTGAAGAAGATTTTTACATAGAATTATTACGTCATGGATTAGAAGAAGAAGACTATGTTAATAGGGTCCTACTGAAATTTTCAGAAAAATATCATGTAAAGTACATTATACAAAATAATACTTTTTATTTAAATCAAAAAGATGCTTATGTTCAGGATATTTTGCTTTGCGTAAAAAATGGAGAAAAACAATCAACTCCTATAGGTAGAGGAAGAGGGTCTAGATTTGGATTTCCAAATCAAGAATTTTATTTCAAAAGTACAGAAGAGATGAAAGAAATATTTTCGGATATTCCAGAATCTTTTGATTTTTTAGATGAATTAGTCAGTAAAATTGAATTTTACAGTCTATCACAAAAAATATTACTTCCAAAATTTCAGATACCAAAACATTTTGAAACACCTTTAGATAAAAAAGATGGAGGGAATAGAGGGGAAAATTTATTTTTAAGAAGTATTACATATGAAGGTGCTAAAAAACGTTATAAAAATATAACTAAGGAAGTAGAAGAAAGAATTCACTTCGAATTACAAACAATTGAAAAAATTGGATATCCTGGTTATTTTCTTATTGTTCATAATTTAGTTTCTCAAGCTAGAAAAATGAATATTTCAGTAGGACCTGGAAGAGGTTCTGTTGCGGGCTCTGTAGTTGCCTATTGTATAGGAATTACGGATATAGACCCCATAAAATATCATCTTCTTTTTGAACGATTTTTAAATCCGGACAGAATATCTTTACCAGATATTGATATCGATTTTGATGATCGAGGACGTGAAGAGATTATTGAATGGGTAGTTCAAAAATATGGAAAAAATAAAGTAGCACAAATCATCACATATTCCAAAATGGGGGCAAAATCTGCTATTCGAGATACTGCTCGTGTATTAAATTTATCTTTAAAAGATACAGATCGTATAGCAAAAATGGTACCTAACTTCCTCCCATTAAAAGTTCTATTATCTTCTTCGGTACTAGAAAATAGAAGTAAGGAAGAAATGGAAAATATCAAAAAATTGAGAAAAATTGCCGAACATGAAGAAACTTTGGAGGGAAAAATTTTGAATCAAGCAAAAAAATTAGAAGGATCTATAAGAAGTACTGGTATACATGCTTGTGGAATCATTATAAGTCCATACGATATAAGAGAATATATTCCAGTTTCTATTTCTAAAGAATCCGATTTATTGTTAACGCAATTTGATAACAATGTAGTAGAACATGTTGGATTATTAAAAATGGATTTTTTAGGATTAAAGACTCTTACTATTATTAAAGATTCCTTGAATCTTATCAAAAAAAACATCAATGTTACAGAATTCTCATTTTCTATAGAAGATTTAAAGACTTATTCTCTTTTTAAAAAAGGAGAAACCGTAGCTATTTTTCAATATGAATCTCCAGGAATGCAGAAATATTTACGTCAACTTAAACCTGATAAATTTGATGATTTAATTGCAATGAATGCATTATATAGACCGGGGCCATTACAATACATTCCTAACTTTATTTCCAGAAAACAGGGGAAAGAGAAGATCACCTATGATTTACCAGAAATGGAAGAATTCTTAAAAGAAACTTATGGAATAACTATATATCAAGAACAGGTTATGTTAATATCCCAGAAAATAGCAGGGTTTAGCAAAGGAGAAGCAGATTTTCTTAGAAAATCTATGGGTAAAAAACAAAAAGAGGAACTAAATAAAATGAAAAATAAGTTTCTTAATCAAGCTATTAAAAAAGGATATCCAAAAAATATATTAGAAAAAATATGGAAAGATTGGGAGTTTTTTTCTTGCTATGCTTTTAACAAATCTCATGCTACCTGTTATGCTTATATAGCATTTCAGACGGCTTATCTTAAAACGCATTTTCCCTGTGAATATATGGCTTCTGTATTAAGTAATCACATGGACAATATTAAACAGCTCACTTACTTTATCAAAGAATGTAAGCGTATGGATATATCAATTTTAGGTCCCAATATTAATGAAAGTGATGATTTTTTTAAAGTAAAAAATCAAAATTGTATTCAATTCGGTCTTAGAGGAATAAAAGGTGTAGGAGAAAATTCTGTAAAAATGATTGTTCAGGAAAGAGAAAAAAATGGACCATTCACTTCTATTTTTAATCTGGTAAAACGTATTAATTTACGTATAGTCAATAAGAAAACTTTAGAAAGTTTAGTTTTATCTGGAGGATTAGATAAATTTCATTTACGTAGAGAACAGTATTTCCACTTTGAAGAAAAAAGTAAGTTAAGTATTCTAGAAAAGATCATTCAATTTGGATCTAAATACCAAAAAATGAAAAAAAAAGATAATATTTCCAAAAAAAATATGGAAATAGAAAAACCCATGATTACTAAATGTCAACCATGGAGCAATCTATATAAATTAGATAAAGAAAAAGAAGTATTGGGGATTTATGCTACTTCACATCCTTTAGATGATTATTTTTATGAAAGAAAATATTTTACAAATTTATCTTTAGACCAATTAAATAAAAATGAACAAAAACTGATAGGAAAAAAAATATATATATGTGGAATTATATCTAAAATAGAAAAAAAAATATATATCAAAAGTGGAAAAAAATATGGAATTTTTTTATTAGAAGATGATCATTCTTCTAAATTATTTCGTATTTATGGACAACAATATTTAAAGTATGAACATTTATTATTTAGTAATAGCCTATTATATTTATATATTTTTATTGAACGCTCTAAAGAACGAAAAATACATATATTTCATATCGAAAGTCTACAAAATGTTTTAAAAAAATTTTCCCATAAACTGGTAATTAGGATAAATATAAAAGACTTAGATAGCATGATTATTGATGATCTAGAAAAATTATTTTCTGAACAACCGATAGGATATAAAAAGCTGAATATTCTTCTTTATGATAAGGAAAATCATATTTCTTTAAATTTTGAATCAAAGAAGTATAGAGTTGATATTAATTCCAGTTTTTTAAAAAATTTGGAAAAAATAAAAGGGTTAGATTTTTCTTTGAATTAA
- a CDS encoding argininosuccinate synthase domain-containing protein: MKIKVRVSHEEDTKYASLICKKIQESAKIRGTGIAKKDPEYIKSKMINGNAVIAFYNGKIAGFIYLEVFQNQEFVVNSGLIVFPEFRKKGLANIIKIEIFKLSRKKFPNSKIFSITTSHSVIRMNTKLGFNPVSFSELTQSEEFWKGCKSCANFDILTRNKRNMCLCTGLLYKPSQSYEDKTVQKKNIDNLIHGDKIILAYSGGLDTSYCLKYLIKKGYDVHTVIINTGGFKEEELKKIEERALNIGSQSHKTIDAIEDYYQNCIKYLIFGNILKNNTYPLSVSSERIFHAIKIAQYATFIKAKAIAHGSTGAGNDQIRFDIAFQIICPDKITLSPIRDLRISRKEEIEYLRNSGVSICWNKAEYSINKGIWGTSIGGKETLTSYQDFPDDAYPTKLSRKKSENLELEFEKGELVSVNKEKGEAIKNILKIEKIASQFAIGRGIHIGDTILGIKGRVAFEASAAIIIIKAHHLLEKHILTKWQLHWKDQLSNWYGMLLHEAQYLDPVMRDIEMFLKSTQERLTGTVYIILHPYRFHLVGIKSEFDLMESNMAKYGEMNYSWTAEDVKGFTKILSNQMKIYHNLNKNKKE, encoded by the coding sequence ATGAAAATAAAAGTTAGAGTATCTCATGAAGAGGATACAAAATATGCTTCCTTAATTTGCAAAAAAATACAGGAATCCGCAAAAATTAGAGGAACTGGTATTGCTAAGAAAGATCCAGAATATATTAAATCAAAAATGATTAATGGAAATGCCGTAATAGCTTTCTATAATGGAAAAATAGCAGGGTTTATTTACCTTGAAGTTTTTCAAAATCAAGAATTTGTTGTTAATTCTGGTTTAATTGTTTTTCCTGAATTTAGAAAAAAAGGATTAGCAAATATTATAAAAATTGAAATATTTAAACTTTCTAGAAAAAAATTTCCAAATTCTAAAATTTTTAGCATTACAACCAGCCATTCAGTGATTAGAATGAATACAAAACTGGGGTTTAATCCTGTTTCTTTTAGTGAATTAACTCAATCAGAAGAATTTTGGAAAGGATGTAAAAGTTGTGCTAACTTCGATATATTAACCAGAAATAAAAGAAATATGTGTCTTTGTACAGGTCTTTTATATAAACCATCTCAATCTTATGAAGATAAAACCGTTCAAAAAAAAAACATAGATAATTTAATTCATGGGGATAAAATTATTTTGGCCTATAGTGGGGGTTTAGATACCTCTTATTGCTTAAAATATCTGATAAAAAAAGGATACGATGTACATACGGTGATTATTAATACAGGTGGATTTAAAGAAGAAGAATTGAAAAAAATTGAAGAAAGAGCTTTAAATATTGGATCTCAATCACACAAAACAATCGATGCTATAGAAGATTATTATCAAAATTGCATCAAATATCTTATATTTGGAAACATTCTTAAAAACAATACCTATCCACTTTCAGTAAGCTCCGAAAGAATTTTTCATGCTATTAAAATTGCACAATATGCGACTTTTATTAAAGCAAAAGCAATCGCTCATGGAAGTACAGGAGCCGGAAATGATCAAATTAGATTTGATATAGCTTTTCAAATTATTTGTCCAGATAAAATTACTTTATCCCCAATAAGAGATTTAAGAATTTCCAGAAAAGAAGAAATTGAATATTTACGAAATAGTGGTGTATCCATTTGTTGGAATAAGGCAGAATATTCTATTAACAAAGGAATTTGGGGAACTAGTATAGGAGGAAAAGAAACTTTAACTTCTTACCAAGATTTTCCAGATGATGCCTATCCAACAAAATTAAGCAGAAAAAAAAGTGAAAATCTAGAATTAGAATTTGAAAAAGGAGAATTAGTAAGTGTTAATAAAGAAAAGGGAGAAGCTATAAAAAATATCCTAAAAATTGAAAAAATTGCCTCTCAATTTGCTATAGGAAGGGGAATCCATATAGGAGATACTATTTTAGGTATTAAGGGAAGAGTAGCATTTGAAGCTTCTGCAGCTATTATTATTATTAAAGCACATCATTTATTGGAAAAGCATATTCTTACAAAATGGCAACTTCATTGGAAAGATCAATTATCCAATTGGTATGGAATGTTGCTTCATGAAGCTCAATATTTAGATCCTGTCATGCGTGATATAGAAATGTTTTTAAAAAGTACACAAGAAAGACTTACTGGAACCGTATATATAATTTTACATCCTTATAGATTTCACTTAGTTGGAATTAAATCTGAATTTGATTTAATGGAATCTAATATGGCTAAATACGGAGAAATGAATTATTCTTGGACTGCAGAGGATGTTAAAGGATTTACAAAAATATTGAGTAATCAAATGAAAATATATCATAATTTAAATAAAAATAAAAAAGAATAA
- the rpsA gene encoding 30S ribosomal protein S1: MSNQKEETKKETTHSSDRIHGSDKNINLKYQEKEKSFDWTKYETHLNNEIQEERKKWEKIYEETLPDIHELEIYKGIVTNIMDHNVIVDIGFKAEGAIPIREFKENFNFEVGSNMEVMVVKMDYKGQCILSYQKAKTLRNWQKINEAYTKEKVILGYVAARTKGGLIVEIFDIECFLPGSHINVKPVRDYDTYVGKTMEVKVVKINQKTKNVVVSHKVLIERDIEEQRKEMISKLDKGQVLEGKIKNILPYGAFVDLGGVDALLHITDMSWHHINHPTEVVQLEQELKFVVLGVDKDKNRVQLGLKQLLPHPWNSLDEKLTVGSKLKGKVSVLADYGAFVEIIPGVEALLHISEMSWSSDLSSTQDFVQIGDELEAIILTIDRQERKMSLSIKQLTSDPWIDIHKKYPIGSKHIGLIRKFTNFGVFLELEKGISGIIYTKDLSWIKKIKHPSEFCNINDQLEVIILFVDFQTRKLNLGHKQLTENPWDKYEKIYYVGSIHNGMIENLLDKGASIQFRDQEIEAFAPLRSLEKKDGSILKKGEKINFKVVDLNKETKKIVVSHTAIYRDRDQKKEQRIRNRKLEKSTLGDIAGLAKLKEKIEKEKK, from the coding sequence ATGTCTAATCAAAAAGAAGAAACTAAAAAAGAAACTACCCATTCATCTGATAGGATCCATGGTAGTGATAAAAACATCAACTTGAAATATCAGGAAAAAGAAAAAAGTTTCGATTGGACAAAATACGAAACTCATTTAAATAATGAGATACAAGAAGAAAGAAAAAAGTGGGAAAAAATATACGAAGAAACTTTGCCAGATATACACGAATTGGAAATATATAAGGGAATTGTTACAAATATTATGGATCACAATGTGATTGTAGATATAGGATTCAAAGCGGAGGGGGCTATTCCAATTAGAGAATTTAAAGAAAATTTTAATTTTGAAGTAGGAAGTAATATGGAAGTTATGGTTGTTAAAATGGATTATAAAGGGCAATGTATTCTTTCCTATCAAAAAGCAAAAACGTTAAGAAATTGGCAAAAAATTAATGAAGCATATACAAAAGAAAAAGTTATTTTAGGTTATGTAGCTGCTAGAACTAAAGGTGGCTTAATCGTAGAAATTTTTGATATTGAATGTTTTTTACCAGGATCGCATATTAATGTAAAACCTGTTCGAGATTATGATACTTATGTTGGTAAAACAATGGAGGTAAAAGTGGTAAAAATCAATCAAAAAACAAAAAATGTTGTCGTATCCCATAAAGTTTTAATAGAAAGAGATATTGAAGAGCAAAGAAAAGAAATGATTTCTAAATTAGATAAAGGTCAAGTTTTAGAAGGAAAAATAAAAAATATTCTTCCTTATGGTGCTTTTGTAGATCTAGGAGGAGTCGATGCTTTATTGCATATTACCGATATGAGCTGGCATCATATTAATCATCCTACAGAAGTAGTTCAATTAGAACAGGAATTAAAATTCGTTGTTTTAGGTGTAGATAAAGATAAAAATCGTGTACAGCTAGGGTTAAAACAATTGCTACCTCATCCTTGGAATTCTTTAGATGAAAAATTAACAGTAGGAAGTAAATTAAAAGGAAAAGTTAGTGTTTTAGCTGATTATGGTGCTTTTGTAGAAATTATTCCAGGTGTTGAGGCTTTATTGCATATTAGTGAAATGTCTTGGTCCTCCGATTTGTCTTCTACACAAGATTTTGTACAAATTGGAGATGAATTAGAAGCTATTATATTGACTATAGATCGTCAAGAAAGAAAAATGTCTTTGAGCATAAAACAACTTACTTCAGATCCTTGGATCGATATTCATAAAAAATATCCTATAGGATCAAAACATATAGGATTGATACGAAAATTTACTAATTTTGGAGTTTTTTTAGAATTAGAAAAAGGAATATCTGGAATTATTTATACAAAAGATCTTTCATGGATTAAAAAAATCAAACATCCTTCTGAATTTTGCAATATTAATGATCAATTAGAAGTAATTATTCTTTTTGTAGATTTTCAAACCAGAAAATTAAATTTAGGCCATAAACAATTAACGGAAAATCCATGGGATAAATATGAAAAAATTTATTATGTAGGTAGTATTCATAATGGAATGATAGAAAATTTATTAGATAAAGGAGCCTCTATTCAATTTAGAGATCAAGAAATAGAAGCATTTGCCCCCCTTCGTTCTTTGGAAAAAAAGGATGGAAGTATTCTTAAAAAAGGAGAAAAAATTAATTTTAAAGTTGTCGATCTTAATAAAGAAACTAAAAAAATTGTAGTTTCTCATACAGCAATTTATCGTGATAGGGATCAAAAAAAAGAACAACGTATTAGAAATAGAAAATTAGAAAAATCTACTCTTGGAGATATTGCGGGGTTAGCTAAATTAAAAGAAAAAATAGAAAAAGAGAAAAAGTAA
- the argC gene encoding N-acetyl-gamma-glutamyl-phosphate reductase has translation MIEIGIIGGTGYTSGELIRLIINHSKARINSVVSRSEPGKLIHSVHQDLLGEIDDLKFTDSLSKEIDVVFICSGHGQSRKELKNISESIKVIDLNQDFRIINHSFFRNRNFIYGLPELQKDIIKKSSNISNPGCFSTAILLAILPLAKEKLLKNDIHISAITGSTGSGKRNLDTNQFSWRNNNISSYKIFKHQHLQEVKQTILQMQNNFHSEIYLIPYRGNFSRGIIVTLYTYSSFSLEKNKEIYKEYYKNHPFVEISNINVDVKQVVNTNKCILHLLKEKDQLIVISVIDNLIKGASGQAIQNMNLLFNFDETCGLRLKSIRF, from the coding sequence ATGATTGAAATAGGAATTATAGGAGGGACTGGATATACTTCTGGAGAATTAATTAGATTAATCATTAATCATTCCAAAGCAAGGATTAATAGTGTGGTTAGCAGAAGTGAACCTGGAAAGTTAATTCATTCGGTTCATCAAGATTTATTAGGAGAAATAGATGATTTGAAGTTTACTGATTCCTTAAGCAAAGAAATTGATGTCGTATTTATATGTTCAGGCCATGGACAATCTAGAAAAGAATTAAAAAATATATCAGAAAGTATAAAAGTCATTGATCTTAATCAAGATTTTAGAATTATAAATCATTCATTTTTCAGAAATAGAAATTTTATTTATGGATTACCAGAATTACAGAAAGATATCATTAAAAAATCTAGTAATATTTCTAATCCAGGATGTTTTTCTACAGCTATTCTTTTAGCTATTTTACCTTTAGCTAAAGAAAAATTATTAAAAAATGATATTCATATAAGTGCGATAACTGGTTCAACAGGATCTGGTAAAAGGAATCTCGATACGAATCAGTTTAGCTGGAGAAATAATAATATTTCTTCTTATAAAATATTTAAACATCAGCATTTGCAAGAAGTAAAACAAACTATTCTTCAAATGCAAAATAATTTCCATTCAGAAATTTATCTTATTCCTTATAGAGGAAATTTCTCTAGAGGAATTATAGTTACTTTATATACTTATTCTAGTTTTTCTTTAGAAAAAAATAAGGAAATATATAAGGAATATTATAAAAATCATCCTTTTGTAGAAATATCGAACATAAACGTTGATGTAAAACAAGTGGTAAATACTAATAAGTGTATTTTACATCTTCTTAAAGAAAAGGATCAACTAATTGTTATAAGTGTTATAGATAATCTTATAAAAGGAGCTTCTGGACAAGCTATACAGAATATGAACCTTTTATTTAATTTTGATGAAACTTGTGGTTTAAGATTAAAATCCATTCGTTTCTAA
- a CDS encoding ribonucleoside-diphosphate reductase subunit alpha yields METHPIAEKKGWKVGKDLPLWANNELYLTTIKGGYLLDGETPFEGYKRLAINAAKILKIPNMEENFFQILWRGWLIPSTPVMVNLGTKKGLPISCFSGRIGDSMYDIYRKNLEMAILSKHGGGTSYDFSMVRPIGSPIKNGELGYSDGIIPFIKSYDSTIIASKQGSTRRGAVAIYLNIEHKEYPEFLKIREPKGDINRQCHNLHQGAIISNSFMDKVLKKNGKERLLWINTLKERVKTGEPYLFFKDNANKNIPDNWKKYGLKIHHSNLCSEIMLPTDENHTLVCCLSSLNLYKYVEWKNTNTVFYAILFLDSVLQEFIDKGKNIRGIEDSVRFAEKSRALGLGALGWHSYLQSRMIPFISVKSEILTHKIFRNIQVESQKATQYLAKEYGESEWNIGTGRRNLTLMAIAPNRSSAKLAGGLSQGVEPLAANIYVDDDSKGMHIRKNPYLEKILKKNGYNLPEIWEKIANEKGSCLNLTALSEEEKNVFLCFKEINQLELIKQAGIRQKYLDQGQSINLAFNQKTPAKFINKVHLDAWKIGLKSLYYYRSESILRAECCR; encoded by the coding sequence ATGGAAACACACCCTATTGCAGAAAAAAAAGGATGGAAAGTAGGAAAAGATTTACCGTTATGGGCTAATAATGAACTGTATTTAACTACAATTAAAGGTGGATATTTATTAGATGGAGAAACTCCTTTTGAAGGATATAAAAGATTGGCTATCAATGCTGCAAAAATTCTTAAAATACCAAATATGGAAGAAAATTTTTTTCAAATTTTATGGAGAGGATGGCTCATCCCTTCCACTCCAGTGATGGTAAATTTAGGAACAAAAAAAGGATTGCCTATTAGTTGTTTTTCTGGACGTATTGGGGATAGTATGTATGATATATATAGAAAAAATTTAGAAATGGCTATTTTAAGTAAACATGGAGGAGGGACTTCTTATGATTTTAGTATGGTTAGACCAATTGGAAGTCCTATTAAAAATGGAGAATTAGGCTATTCGGATGGAATTATTCCTTTTATTAAATCATACGATAGTACTATTATTGCTAGTAAACAAGGAAGTACACGAAGAGGAGCTGTAGCTATTTATTTAAATATAGAACACAAAGAATATCCAGAATTTTTAAAAATAAGAGAACCTAAAGGGGATATCAATCGACAATGTCATAATCTTCATCAGGGAGCCATTATTTCTAATTCTTTTATGGATAAAGTTTTGAAAAAAAATGGAAAAGAAAGATTATTATGGATCAATACCCTTAAAGAACGTGTTAAAACTGGAGAACCATATCTTTTTTTTAAAGATAATGCTAACAAAAATATACCGGATAATTGGAAAAAATATGGATTAAAAATCCATCATAGCAATCTTTGTTCAGAAATTATGTTACCTACAGATGAAAATCATACTCTTGTATGTTGTCTTTCTTCATTAAACTTATATAAATACGTAGAATGGAAAAATACTAATACCGTTTTTTATGCAATTTTATTTCTTGATTCTGTTTTACAAGAATTTATTGATAAAGGAAAAAATATTCGAGGAATAGAAGATTCTGTTCGTTTTGCAGAAAAAAGTAGAGCTTTAGGATTAGGAGCTTTAGGTTGGCATTCTTATTTACAATCTAGAATGATTCCTTTTATTTCCGTAAAATCTGAAATATTAACTCATAAAATATTTAGAAATATCCAAGTGGAATCTCAAAAAGCGACTCAATATTTGGCAAAAGAATACGGTGAATCCGAATGGAATATAGGAACAGGAAGAAGGAATTTAACTTTGATGGCTATAGCCCCTAATAGAAGTTCTGCTAAATTAGCGGGTGGATTATCTCAAGGGGTAGAACCTTTGGCTGCAAATATATATGTAGATGATGATTCAAAAGGAATGCATATTCGTAAAAATCCTTATTTGGAAAAAATTCTTAAAAAAAATGGATATAATCTTCCAGAAATTTGGGAAAAAATTGCTAATGAAAAGGGATCTTGTCTTAATTTAACGGCTCTTAGCGAAGAAGAAAAAAATGTATTTTTATGTTTTAAAGAAATTAATCAATTGGAATTAATAAAACAAGCAGGTATACGACAAAAATATCTTGATCAAGGTCAGAGTATAAATCTGGCTTTTAATCAAAAAACCCCAGCAAAATTTATTAATAAAGTTCATCTTGATGCTTGGAAAATTGGATTAAAAAGTCTCTATTATTATAGAAGTGAAAGCATACTCCGTGCAGAATGTTGTAGGTAA